The Setaria italica strain Yugu1 chromosome IX, Setaria_italica_v2.0, whole genome shotgun sequence genome has a window encoding:
- the LOC101754595 gene encoding uncharacterized protein LOC101754595 isoform X2 codes for MGMVPNGLLPNASTGVTRRLDPERWAVAEGRTAELIARIQPNAHSEGRRLAVYHYVQRLIMNCLSCQVFTFGSVPLKTYLPDGDIDVTAFSNSDELKEIWANLVRDALEREEKSGNSEFHVKEVQYIQAEVKIIKCLVENIAVDISFNQVGGLCTLCFLEEIDNLISRNHLFKRSIILIKAWCYFESRILGAHHGLISTYALETLVLYIFHIFNNSFTGPLEVMYRFLEFFSNFDWEKFCLSLRGPVPISSLPDMTAEPPRMDSGELLLDKSFLDTCSTAYGVVPRTQENQGRPFVSKHFNIIDPLRANNNLGRSVSKGNFFRIRSAFAYGAKRLGKLLECPKEDLITELNQFFTNTWIRHGSGNRPDVQPLKVVPSVASNSDSNHNTKSSQDESVSSLSSSSHPSAKAVSDSNSVSSSYREDNGCVMNEELPSVSESSDMRHDEQVLANLMDSVKLHGSNEQIQLPMQISSHLSVAHSPLLAPIAFSQKHLAGVQPPNLVGAPWLPNMQFLHGFVTPTQYIHNPNLAPNVEDGSENEKPITSDANHDTDKTWHQYGIGYSRQFDPEVRDPRIYDIDGKERPSFPNGVHGAPLERHMEFTHENNGADDETYNSMFQNQTSREGNVDYSKRSGCVNASHGSSSRGKALDASSWDEVSVNTTRSSRNKWGKEPGFAAPATSTHSKTGGQMGNANDHLPTEVDDGPRNGTLVPIINETSEIVAGSDSFSTQTRTSAPFLFGSPHQRQADNSGLTFVPTGTPVPFAVLPFIPGNSNGSGPQFEKSDGIDQLSAKIAGQNFCLLSDVHQPDSGATSTASISTMTEPSGEHKPDILKGDLVNHRHNLQYARLCQNARSMGPVLYPFPVPPMYLQGHAPWDGPGGPVAPNVNWTQMIGPGQRVLPVMPLQPAAERGTGVFQHYGEDAPRYRGGTGTYLPNPKVPFRDRHSNSRNYRGGYNGDRSDYSDKEGSWINSTQRNPNRSYGRSQSERSGMRSDRQANDESQSDRQRRTYRNDSYRHEASSQYLVQGQSFGSASSMRKPGNIAHGVYTPQSTASNGAGALSGPPGPPFFMMYSYESGANHGPSTSEPIEFGSLGPLPAENGDDIPRSTRQVMPNGFYGQRRGPYRGGSSHSSPDQPSSPQPRR; via the exons GTTTTTACCTTCGGGTCAGTCCCTCTCAAGACTTACTTACCTGATGGTGACATTGATGTCACTGCTTTTAGTAATAGTGATGAATTAAAGGAGATTTGGGCAAATCTTGTCCGGGATGCGTTGGAGCGTGAAGAGAAGAGTGGAAATTCTGAATTTCATGTAAAAGAAGTCCAGTATATTCAGGCAGAG GTCAAGATTATTAAGTGTCTTGTGGAAAACATTGCTGTCGACATCTCATTTAATCAAGTTGGTGGACTATGTACACTTTGTTTTCTTGAAGAG ATCGACAACTTGATCAGTCGAAATCATTTGTTCAAGCGGAGTATCATATTGATAAAGGCATGGTGTTACTTTGAAAGTCGTATTCTTGGAGCTCACCATGGTCTTATATCTACTTACGCATTGGAGACGTTGGTTCTGTACATATTTCATATATTCAACAATTCTTTTACTGGACCTCTTGAG GTTATGTATCGTTTCTTAGAATTTTTCAGCAACTTTGATTGGGAGAAATTTTGTTTGAGCTTGCGGGGCCCAGTTCCTATAAGTTCACTTCCAGATATGACTG CGGAACCTCCGCGGATGGACAGTGGTGAATTGTTGCTGGACAAGTCCTTCCTGGATACCTGTAGCACTGCATATGGAGTTGTGCCTCGCACCCAGGAGAATCAGGGTCGACCATTTGTTTCCAAACACTTCAATATTATTGATCCTTTACGTGCAAACAACAATCTCGGAAGAAGTGTCAGCAAAG GCAATTTCTTTAGAATACGCAGTGCTTTTGCATATGGAGCGAAAAGGCTGGGAAAGTTACTTGAATGTCCAAAAGAAGATTTAATTACTGAATTGAATCAGTTCTTCACAAATACATGGATAAGACATGGGAGTGGAAATCGTCCTGATGTGCAGCCTCTGAAAGTTGTTCCTTCTGTAGCGTCGAACAGTGACAGCAACCACAACACCAAATCTTCACAGGATGAATCAGTGTCTTCCTTGAGCAGTTCATCTCACCCTAGTGCAAAGGCAGTTTCTGACTCAAATAGTGTTTCGAGCAGCTATCGTGAagataatggttgtgtgatgaACGAAGAACTTCCTTCTGTCTCTGAATCATCAGATATGCGCCATGATGAACAAGTTCTGGCCAATTTAATGGATTCCGTGAAGTTGCATGGATCCAATGAACAGATTCAATTGCCAATGCAAATATCTTCTCATCTGTCTGTAGCACATTCCCCTTTATTGGCTCCAATAGCTTTTTCACAAAAGCACTTGGCTGGGGTTCAACCACCTAACTTAGTTGGGGCACCATGGTTGCCCAATATGCAGTTCCTCCATGGATTTGTTACACCAACCCAATACATACACAATCCAAATTTGGCACCAAATGTTGAAGATGGCAGTGAGAATGAGAAGCCTATTACATCGGATGCAAACCATGATACTGACAAAACTTGGCATCAGTATGGTATTGGATATTCTAGACaatttgatcctgaagtgaGAGATCCTCGCATCTATGATATTGATGGGAAGGAACGTCCTTCTTTTCCTAATGGTGTACACGGTGCCCCCTTGGAAAGGCATATGGAATTCACTCATGAGAATAATGGTGCAGATGATGAAACCTATAACAGCATGTTCCAGAATCAAACAAGTAGAGAAGGCAATGTAGATTACTCTAAGAGGAGTGGTTGTGTGAACGCTTCGCATGGCAGTTCATCCAGAGGCAAAGCTCTGGATGCTAGTTCATGGGATGAAGTTTCTGTAAATACAACAAGGTCATCAAGAAACAAATGGGGAAAAGAACCTGGCTTTGCGGCACCGGCCACATCCACACATAGCAAGACTGGTGGGCAGATGGGAaatgccaatgatcatctcccaaCTGAAGTTGACGATGGCCCTAGAAATGGGACACTGGTACCAATCATTAATGAAACTTCTGAGATAGTAGCAGGGTCCGATTCTTTTTCAACACAAACAAGAACTAGTgcaccttttctttttggttcGCCACATCAGAGGCAAGCTGATAACTCTGGACTGACTTTTGTTCCAACAGGCACACCAGTTCCTTTTGCTGTCCTCCCATTTATTCCAGGGAATAGCAATGGTTCTGGTCCCCAGTTTGAGAAAAGCGATGGAATTGATCAGCTTTCTGCCAAAATTGCAGGTCAAAATTTCTGTTTGCTTAGTGATGTTCACCAACCAGATTCTGGTGCTACCTCTACAGCATCAATCAGTACTATGACTGAGCCATCTGGGGAACACAAGCCTGACATCTTGAAAGGTGATCTCGTTAACCATCGGCACAATCTTCAGTATGCGCGACTCTGTCAGAATGCTCGTTCCATGGGTCCTGTTCTATACCCTTTTCCGGTACCACCAATGTATTTGCAGGGCCATGCGCCATGGGATGGGCCTGGAGGACCAGTTGCACCAAATGTTAACTGGACACAAATGATTGGTCCTGGTCAACGAGTACTTCCTGTGATGCCTCTGCAACCTGCTGCGGAAAGAGGTACTGGCGTTTTCCAGCACTATGGAGAAGATGCACCCAGATACCGTGGAGGCACAGGAACGTACTTGCCAAATCCT AAGGTTCCATTTAGGGACCGGCACTCAAATTCAAGAAACTACAGAGGAGGTTATAATGGTGACAGGAGTGACTACAGTGATAAGGAAGGAAGCTGGATAAACTCAACACAACGAAATCCAAATCGCAGCTATGGACGTAGCCAGTCGGAGAGGTCTGGCATGAGGTCTGATAGACAGGCCAATGATGAGAGTCAATCTGATAGGCAACGGCGAACTTACAGAAATGACTCATACAGGCATGAGGCGAGCTCTCAATATCTTGTGCAGGGCCAATCTTTTGGATCCGCAAGCTCTATGCGCAAACCAGGGAACATTGCACATGGGGTTTACACACCACAATCAACAGCTTCAAATGGTGCTGGTGCTTTATCTGGCCCTCCAGGACCACCATTTTTTATGATGTACTCGTATGAATCTGGCGCAAATCATGGTCCATCCACATCTGAACCAATTGAATTTGGTTCTCTTGGGCCACTTCCTGCAGAAAATGGTGATGACATACCACGGTCCACGCGCCAAGTAATGCCTAATGGGTTTTATGGGCAAAGGCGTGGTCCATATAGGGGTGGTTCCTCTCATTCCTCTCCTGATCAACCGTCTTCACCTCAGCCTCGCAG GTAG